One genomic segment of Linepithema humile isolate Giens D197 chromosome 5, Lhum_UNIL_v1.0, whole genome shotgun sequence includes these proteins:
- the LOC105669410 gene encoding uncharacterized protein isoform X2, which produces MTLARVVRISVVLVLPSLLLLLLLVADGSWAQSYPREIKPGCRYEGRRYQEGMAVGTSEPCLRCRCTEGALRCRLRVCPRLPNPPPSGCHVRSPAENVCCAELVCGESRDVENMLRRASVQTNIEAEDEEHAHHSRTEGCVHDGVRYGSGSAMMGSRRCEYCYCISGTRRCIRPKCLLPLPRCTPLYAPHSCCPVAYNCTHHHPSTVAPVSGNGCRVGERTYVEGEMVRDIEWKAACDNCFCAMGAVRCVPLACAPPLQGCSPIVREGQCCPSTYNCSGSIEVKAIQNYASYAFISKDYAKFRKETNFIPTIDQSTNPPVEGRGHRVVEEQVSTSTIDLEEDSSAATYSTAWPSTMETDIMDNEILIGTVDYKSTLEVTTAATSANELSSNTESTAAFEATLASTKDADSVTDSSTVCSTNTFMDSTIVTTEDSSSTDDSTISSLEWTTTLPELTFDNGNDENEDINDGENKNTSKPEDRNEETPAMGAKAGEKADIIEKNKATTHPFAIFTDAGDALILGEKSPENFTFAKPRVTQRTETIDKRPVTSPSSTILMPDDILVMNVTVKTNVSVGHIQGVTINPIRSIPPDVEAILNITHREKSEDYDYDYSQPTLPPSLPNVRIIPFVAADALVKGKDVSSPETAYPDSVVASPELRPTDASGFYDIATQENRFSPPVETEGGFVPREPSYFDPYHSTDLNLEIGTGVTVVPITNLHQKNNDLSSKCRFENMEYRHGEILPRTTLCIICMCYYGEIVCSSEKCPPLKIGCQRINSEESCCGKIICVEADESPTVVLDRPDATAPSQRQPTVSPDPFRDVIKTEPAPDLPSLIEDMIPYLVEHGITTPRPTSMAASKTSLQGLTGNQHPSNFEFMEQVPLIQPPFDYKEKTVDSSFVSQMKHGINHEVPSKDTVPLTYDSKDQPLDSEPESPATGIVSYDKTSLTNNLNHTNNNSRNDLSLNNTTELAKENASKPHETADGNFTSKVDNRITKYDNYTESINSSSEDGETAGDAEDDTIFSLDSILELLFSSNTSSSVKSTETTKTPDASSVVSGLREDQGVLVTSSTTTERLTEETEIVETSSKILDNEIPMSVGSLLKLAGCNIYGRMYRVGRIITELSSPCQECKCTEIGVQCKQLEC; this is translated from the exons GATGCAGATACGAGGGTCGCCGATATCAGGAAGGAATGGCTGTGGGTACGTCCGAGCCCTGCCTGCGATGCCGATGCACCGAAGGCGCATTGAGATGCCGGCTCCGGGTGTGCCCGCGATTGCCGAATCCACCACCATCGGGCTGTCACGTTCGTTCACCGGCCGAGAACGTATGCTGCGCCGAGCTGGTATGCGGCGAATCAC GCGACGTCGAGAATATGTTGCGGAGAGCCAGTGTACAAACGAACATAGAAGCCGAGGATGAGGAGCATGCTCACCACTCACGTACAGAAg GATGTGTGCACGACGGCGTTCGATACGGCTCGGGATCGGCGATGATGGGCTCGCGTCGATGCGAGTACTGCTACTGCATATCCGGCACGAGGAGATGCATCCGACCCAAGTGCCTGCTGCCTCTGCCGAGATGCACGCCGCTGTACGCGCCCCATTCCTGCTGCCCAGTCGCTTACAATTGCACCC ACCACCATCCGTCCACCGTGGCGCCGGTATCGGGAAACG GATGTCGCGTGGGCGAGCGCACTTACGTCGAGGGCGAGATGGTCCGCGACATCGAGTGGAAGGCCGCATGCGACAATTGTTTCTGTGCGATGGGCGCCGTACGGTGCGTTCCGCTTGCATGCGCACCACCTCTTCAAGGCTGCAGCCCGATCGTACGAGAAGGACAATGCTGCCCGTCCACCTACAACTGCA GCGGCAGCATCGAAGTGAAGGCCATCCAAAACTACGCATCCTACGCCTTCATCAGCAAGGACTACGCTAAATTCCGCAAGGAGACCAACTTCATC CCCACGATTGATCAATCCACGAATCCGCCCGTCGAAGGACGAGGTCACAGAGTGGTCGAGGAACAAGTTAGCACCAGTACGATCGATCTCGAGGAGGATTCGTCTGCCGCCACCTACTCGACCGCTTGGCCCTCGACCATGGAAACCGACATTATGGACAATGAAATCTTAATAGGGACGGTGGACTACAAATCGACCTTGGAAGTGACGACTGCCGCGACTTCGGCGAATGAG TTATCGAGTAACACTGAATCGACAGCAGCATTCGAGGCGACGTTGGCGTCCACGAAAGACGCTGATTCCGTCACCGATTCCTCCACGGTGTGCTCCACGAACACGTTCATGGATTCCACAATTGTGACAACGGAGGATTCATCTAGCACGGATGATTCGACAATTTCGTCGCTGGAATGGACGACGACGCTCCCGGAATTAACGTTCGATAATGGAAACGATGAAAACGAGGATATCAACGAcggcgaaaataaaaatacgagcAAACCGGAGGACCGGAACGAAGAGACTCCAGCGATGGGGGCGAAGGCGGGGGAGAAAGCGGATATAATTGAGAAAAACAAAGCTACAACGCATCCTTTCGCAATTTTCACGGACGCCGGGGACGCGCTTATCCTCGGCGAGAAATCGCCCGAGAATTTTACGTTCGCCAAG CCACGTGTGACACAGAGGACGGAGACTATCGACAAGAGACCCGTCACTAGTCCATCGTCGACGATACTCATGCCAGACGACATTCTCGTGATGAACGTGACAGTGAAGACGAATGTCTCGGTGGGCCATATACAAGGCGTCACGATAAATCCAATTAGATCCATTCCGCCTGACGTTGAGGCCATTCTGAACATCACTCATCGCGAAAAGAGCGAAGACTACGACTATGACTACAGCCAGCCGACTTTGCCGCCGTCACTGCCGAATGTTAG GATAATACCCTTTGTGGCGGCGGACGCGTTGGTGAAAGGCAAGGATGTATCCTCGCCTGAGACTGCATATCCTGATTCGGTAGTAGCGTCCCCTGAGCTACGACCGACCGACGCTTCCGGTTTTTACGACATTGCAACCCAGGAGAACCGATTTAGCCCACCCGTAGAGACCGAAG GTGGTTTTGTACCTAGAGAGCCGTCATATTTTGATCCCTACCACTCCACAGACTTGAACCTTGAGATCGGTACTGGAGTTACCGTAGTTCCAATTACGAATTTGCATCAAAAAAACAATG ACTTATCTAGTAAGTGCCGCTTCGAAAACATGGAATATCGTCACGGTGAGATTTTACCACGCACCACTCTCTGCATAATCTGCATGTGTTATTATGGGGAGATCGTGTGTTCCTCGGAGAAGTGTCCGCCGTTAAAGATCGGTTGTCAGAGGATCAATTCTGAGGAGAGCTGTTgcggaaaaattatttgcg TCGAAGCCGACGAATCGCCGACTGTGGTGCTCGATCGTCCCGACGCCACGGCGCCTTCTCAACGGCAGCCTACAGTGTCCCCGGATCCGTTTCGCGACGTCATCAAGACTGAGCCGGCCCCCGATTTACCTTCCCTGATCGAAGACATGATCCCTTATCTGGTTGAACACGGCATTACGACACCCAGACCGACATCGATGGCGGCCTCGAAGACGTCGCTTCAAGGCTTGACAGGCAATCAACACCCGTCGAACTTCGAGTTCATGGAGCAAGTGCCGCTCATACAACCGCCCTTCGACTATAAAGAAAAAACGGTCGACTCATCATTCGTGTCACAGATGAAGCACGGTATAAATCACGAAGTACCGTCGAAGGACACCGTCCCGTTAACGTACGATTCCAAGGATCAGCCTCTGGATAGCGAGCCTGAAAGTCCCGCGACAGGAATCGTCAGCTATGACAAGACGTCCTTGACTAATAACTTAAatcatacaaataacaattcgAGGAATGATCTTTCTCTAAACAATACTACAGAGTTGGCGAAGGAAAATGCATCTAAGCCGCACGAAACTGCCGACGGAAACTTCACTAGCAAGGTGGACAATCGTATTACGAAATACGACAATTATACCGAGTCGATTAACTCGTCAAGTGAAGACGGCGAGACCGCTGGGGACGCCGAGGACGACACTATCTTTTCCTTGGACAGCATCCTCGAGCTGCTATTTTCCTCGAATACCAGTTCCAGTGTCAAATCGACCGAAACCACGAAGACGCCAGATGCTTCCTCCGTCGTCAGTGGTCTACGAGAGGATCAGGGGGTTCTCGTCACCTCATCGACAACTACGGAGAGGCTAACCGAGGAGACGGAAATTGTCGAGACGTCCTCGAAGATCCTCGACAATGAGATACCGATGTCCGTGGGCAGTTTGTTGAAGCTAGCGGGCTGCAATATATATGGGCGAATGTACCGTGTCGGCAGAATCATCACAGAGCTCTCAAGTCCCTGCCAGGAGTGCAAGTGCACGGAAATTGGTGTCCAGTGCAAACAGTTGGAATGTTGA
- the LOC105669410 gene encoding uncharacterized protein isoform X1, with the protein MTLARVVRISVVLVLPSLLLLLLLVADGSWAQSYPREIKPGCRYEGRRYQEGMAVGTSEPCLRCRCTEGALRCRLRVCPRLPNPPPSGCHVRSPAENVCCAELVCGESRDVENMLRRASVQTNIEAEDEEHAHHSRTEGCVHDGVRYGSGSAMMGSRRCEYCYCISGTRRCIRPKCLLPLPRCTPLYAPHSCCPVAYNCTHHHPSTVAPVSGNGCRVGERTYVEGEMVRDIEWKAACDNCFCAMGAVRCVPLACAPPLQGCSPIVREGQCCPSTYNCSGSIEVKAIQNYASYAFISKDYAKFRKETNFIPTIDQSTNPPVEGRGHRVVEEQVSTSTIDLEEDSSAATYSTAWPSTMETDIMDNEILIGTVDYKSTLEVTTAATSANELSSNTESTAAFEATLASTKDADSVTDSSTVCSTNTFMDSTIVTTEDSSSTDDSTISSLEWTTTLPELTFDNGNDENEDINDGENKNTSKPEDRNEETPAMGAKAGEKADIIEKNKATTHPFAIFTDAGDALILGEKSPENFTFAKRTETIDKRPVTSPSSTILMPDDILVMNVTVKTNVSVGHIQGVTINPIRSIPPDVEAILNITHREKSEDYDYDYSQPTLPPSLPNVRIIPFVAADALVKGKDVSSPETAYPDSVVASPELRPTDASGFYDIATQENRFSPPVETEGGFVPREPSYFDPYHSTDLNLEIGTGVTVVPITNLHQKNNDLSSKCRFENMEYRHGEILPRTTLCIICMCYYGEIVCSSEKCPPLKIGCQRINSEESCCGKIICVEADESPTVVLDRPDATAPSQRQPTVSPDPFRDVIKTEPAPDLPSLIEDMIPYLVEHGITTPRPTSMAASKTSLQGLTGNQHPSNFEFMEQVPLIQPPFDYKEKTVDSSFVSQMKHGINHEVPSKDTVPLTYDSKDQPLDSEPESPATGIVSYDKTSLTNNLNHTNNNSRNDLSLNNTTELAKENASKPHETADGNFTSKVDNRITKYDNYTESINSSSEDGETAGDAEDDTIFSLDSILELLFSSNTSSSVKSTETTKTPDASSVVSGLREDQGVLVTSSTTTERLTEETEIVETSSKILDNEIPMSVGSLLKLAGCNIYGRMYRVGRIITELSSPCQECKCTEIGVQCKQLEC; encoded by the exons GATGCAGATACGAGGGTCGCCGATATCAGGAAGGAATGGCTGTGGGTACGTCCGAGCCCTGCCTGCGATGCCGATGCACCGAAGGCGCATTGAGATGCCGGCTCCGGGTGTGCCCGCGATTGCCGAATCCACCACCATCGGGCTGTCACGTTCGTTCACCGGCCGAGAACGTATGCTGCGCCGAGCTGGTATGCGGCGAATCAC GCGACGTCGAGAATATGTTGCGGAGAGCCAGTGTACAAACGAACATAGAAGCCGAGGATGAGGAGCATGCTCACCACTCACGTACAGAAg GATGTGTGCACGACGGCGTTCGATACGGCTCGGGATCGGCGATGATGGGCTCGCGTCGATGCGAGTACTGCTACTGCATATCCGGCACGAGGAGATGCATCCGACCCAAGTGCCTGCTGCCTCTGCCGAGATGCACGCCGCTGTACGCGCCCCATTCCTGCTGCCCAGTCGCTTACAATTGCACCC ACCACCATCCGTCCACCGTGGCGCCGGTATCGGGAAACG GATGTCGCGTGGGCGAGCGCACTTACGTCGAGGGCGAGATGGTCCGCGACATCGAGTGGAAGGCCGCATGCGACAATTGTTTCTGTGCGATGGGCGCCGTACGGTGCGTTCCGCTTGCATGCGCACCACCTCTTCAAGGCTGCAGCCCGATCGTACGAGAAGGACAATGCTGCCCGTCCACCTACAACTGCA GCGGCAGCATCGAAGTGAAGGCCATCCAAAACTACGCATCCTACGCCTTCATCAGCAAGGACTACGCTAAATTCCGCAAGGAGACCAACTTCATC CCCACGATTGATCAATCCACGAATCCGCCCGTCGAAGGACGAGGTCACAGAGTGGTCGAGGAACAAGTTAGCACCAGTACGATCGATCTCGAGGAGGATTCGTCTGCCGCCACCTACTCGACCGCTTGGCCCTCGACCATGGAAACCGACATTATGGACAATGAAATCTTAATAGGGACGGTGGACTACAAATCGACCTTGGAAGTGACGACTGCCGCGACTTCGGCGAATGAG TTATCGAGTAACACTGAATCGACAGCAGCATTCGAGGCGACGTTGGCGTCCACGAAAGACGCTGATTCCGTCACCGATTCCTCCACGGTGTGCTCCACGAACACGTTCATGGATTCCACAATTGTGACAACGGAGGATTCATCTAGCACGGATGATTCGACAATTTCGTCGCTGGAATGGACGACGACGCTCCCGGAATTAACGTTCGATAATGGAAACGATGAAAACGAGGATATCAACGAcggcgaaaataaaaatacgagcAAACCGGAGGACCGGAACGAAGAGACTCCAGCGATGGGGGCGAAGGCGGGGGAGAAAGCGGATATAATTGAGAAAAACAAAGCTACAACGCATCCTTTCGCAATTTTCACGGACGCCGGGGACGCGCTTATCCTCGGCGAGAAATCGCCCGAGAATTTTACGTTCGCCAAG AGGACGGAGACTATCGACAAGAGACCCGTCACTAGTCCATCGTCGACGATACTCATGCCAGACGACATTCTCGTGATGAACGTGACAGTGAAGACGAATGTCTCGGTGGGCCATATACAAGGCGTCACGATAAATCCAATTAGATCCATTCCGCCTGACGTTGAGGCCATTCTGAACATCACTCATCGCGAAAAGAGCGAAGACTACGACTATGACTACAGCCAGCCGACTTTGCCGCCGTCACTGCCGAATGTTAG GATAATACCCTTTGTGGCGGCGGACGCGTTGGTGAAAGGCAAGGATGTATCCTCGCCTGAGACTGCATATCCTGATTCGGTAGTAGCGTCCCCTGAGCTACGACCGACCGACGCTTCCGGTTTTTACGACATTGCAACCCAGGAGAACCGATTTAGCCCACCCGTAGAGACCGAAG GTGGTTTTGTACCTAGAGAGCCGTCATATTTTGATCCCTACCACTCCACAGACTTGAACCTTGAGATCGGTACTGGAGTTACCGTAGTTCCAATTACGAATTTGCATCAAAAAAACAATG ACTTATCTAGTAAGTGCCGCTTCGAAAACATGGAATATCGTCACGGTGAGATTTTACCACGCACCACTCTCTGCATAATCTGCATGTGTTATTATGGGGAGATCGTGTGTTCCTCGGAGAAGTGTCCGCCGTTAAAGATCGGTTGTCAGAGGATCAATTCTGAGGAGAGCTGTTgcggaaaaattatttgcg TCGAAGCCGACGAATCGCCGACTGTGGTGCTCGATCGTCCCGACGCCACGGCGCCTTCTCAACGGCAGCCTACAGTGTCCCCGGATCCGTTTCGCGACGTCATCAAGACTGAGCCGGCCCCCGATTTACCTTCCCTGATCGAAGACATGATCCCTTATCTGGTTGAACACGGCATTACGACACCCAGACCGACATCGATGGCGGCCTCGAAGACGTCGCTTCAAGGCTTGACAGGCAATCAACACCCGTCGAACTTCGAGTTCATGGAGCAAGTGCCGCTCATACAACCGCCCTTCGACTATAAAGAAAAAACGGTCGACTCATCATTCGTGTCACAGATGAAGCACGGTATAAATCACGAAGTACCGTCGAAGGACACCGTCCCGTTAACGTACGATTCCAAGGATCAGCCTCTGGATAGCGAGCCTGAAAGTCCCGCGACAGGAATCGTCAGCTATGACAAGACGTCCTTGACTAATAACTTAAatcatacaaataacaattcgAGGAATGATCTTTCTCTAAACAATACTACAGAGTTGGCGAAGGAAAATGCATCTAAGCCGCACGAAACTGCCGACGGAAACTTCACTAGCAAGGTGGACAATCGTATTACGAAATACGACAATTATACCGAGTCGATTAACTCGTCAAGTGAAGACGGCGAGACCGCTGGGGACGCCGAGGACGACACTATCTTTTCCTTGGACAGCATCCTCGAGCTGCTATTTTCCTCGAATACCAGTTCCAGTGTCAAATCGACCGAAACCACGAAGACGCCAGATGCTTCCTCCGTCGTCAGTGGTCTACGAGAGGATCAGGGGGTTCTCGTCACCTCATCGACAACTACGGAGAGGCTAACCGAGGAGACGGAAATTGTCGAGACGTCCTCGAAGATCCTCGACAATGAGATACCGATGTCCGTGGGCAGTTTGTTGAAGCTAGCGGGCTGCAATATATATGGGCGAATGTACCGTGTCGGCAGAATCATCACAGAGCTCTCAAGTCCCTGCCAGGAGTGCAAGTGCACGGAAATTGGTGTCCAGTGCAAACAGTTGGAATGTTGA
- the LOC105669410 gene encoding uncharacterized protein isoform X3 codes for MAVGTSEPCLRCRCTEGALRCRLRVCPRLPNPPPSGCHVRSPAENVCCAELVCGESRDVENMLRRASVQTNIEAEDEEHAHHSRTEGCVHDGVRYGSGSAMMGSRRCEYCYCISGTRRCIRPKCLLPLPRCTPLYAPHSCCPVAYNCTHHHPSTVAPVSGNGCRVGERTYVEGEMVRDIEWKAACDNCFCAMGAVRCVPLACAPPLQGCSPIVREGQCCPSTYNCSGSIEVKAIQNYASYAFISKDYAKFRKETNFIPTIDQSTNPPVEGRGHRVVEEQVSTSTIDLEEDSSAATYSTAWPSTMETDIMDNEILIGTVDYKSTLEVTTAATSANELSSNTESTAAFEATLASTKDADSVTDSSTVCSTNTFMDSTIVTTEDSSSTDDSTISSLEWTTTLPELTFDNGNDENEDINDGENKNTSKPEDRNEETPAMGAKAGEKADIIEKNKATTHPFAIFTDAGDALILGEKSPENFTFAKPRVTQRTETIDKRPVTSPSSTILMPDDILVMNVTVKTNVSVGHIQGVTINPIRSIPPDVEAILNITHREKSEDYDYDYSQPTLPPSLPNVRIIPFVAADALVKGKDVSSPETAYPDSVVASPELRPTDASGFYDIATQENRFSPPVETEGGFVPREPSYFDPYHSTDLNLEIGTGVTVVPITNLHQKNNDLSSKCRFENMEYRHGEILPRTTLCIICMCYYGEIVCSSEKCPPLKIGCQRINSEESCCGKIICVEADESPTVVLDRPDATAPSQRQPTVSPDPFRDVIKTEPAPDLPSLIEDMIPYLVEHGITTPRPTSMAASKTSLQGLTGNQHPSNFEFMEQVPLIQPPFDYKEKTVDSSFVSQMKHGINHEVPSKDTVPLTYDSKDQPLDSEPESPATGIVSYDKTSLTNNLNHTNNNSRNDLSLNNTTELAKENASKPHETADGNFTSKVDNRITKYDNYTESINSSSEDGETAGDAEDDTIFSLDSILELLFSSNTSSSVKSTETTKTPDASSVVSGLREDQGVLVTSSTTTERLTEETEIVETSSKILDNEIPMSVGSLLKLAGCNIYGRMYRVGRIITELSSPCQECKCTEIGVQCKQLEC; via the exons ATGGCTGTGGGTACGTCCGAGCCCTGCCTGCGATGCCGATGCACCGAAGGCGCATTGAGATGCCGGCTCCGGGTGTGCCCGCGATTGCCGAATCCACCACCATCGGGCTGTCACGTTCGTTCACCGGCCGAGAACGTATGCTGCGCCGAGCTGGTATGCGGCGAATCAC GCGACGTCGAGAATATGTTGCGGAGAGCCAGTGTACAAACGAACATAGAAGCCGAGGATGAGGAGCATGCTCACCACTCACGTACAGAAg GATGTGTGCACGACGGCGTTCGATACGGCTCGGGATCGGCGATGATGGGCTCGCGTCGATGCGAGTACTGCTACTGCATATCCGGCACGAGGAGATGCATCCGACCCAAGTGCCTGCTGCCTCTGCCGAGATGCACGCCGCTGTACGCGCCCCATTCCTGCTGCCCAGTCGCTTACAATTGCACCC ACCACCATCCGTCCACCGTGGCGCCGGTATCGGGAAACG GATGTCGCGTGGGCGAGCGCACTTACGTCGAGGGCGAGATGGTCCGCGACATCGAGTGGAAGGCCGCATGCGACAATTGTTTCTGTGCGATGGGCGCCGTACGGTGCGTTCCGCTTGCATGCGCACCACCTCTTCAAGGCTGCAGCCCGATCGTACGAGAAGGACAATGCTGCCCGTCCACCTACAACTGCA GCGGCAGCATCGAAGTGAAGGCCATCCAAAACTACGCATCCTACGCCTTCATCAGCAAGGACTACGCTAAATTCCGCAAGGAGACCAACTTCATC CCCACGATTGATCAATCCACGAATCCGCCCGTCGAAGGACGAGGTCACAGAGTGGTCGAGGAACAAGTTAGCACCAGTACGATCGATCTCGAGGAGGATTCGTCTGCCGCCACCTACTCGACCGCTTGGCCCTCGACCATGGAAACCGACATTATGGACAATGAAATCTTAATAGGGACGGTGGACTACAAATCGACCTTGGAAGTGACGACTGCCGCGACTTCGGCGAATGAG TTATCGAGTAACACTGAATCGACAGCAGCATTCGAGGCGACGTTGGCGTCCACGAAAGACGCTGATTCCGTCACCGATTCCTCCACGGTGTGCTCCACGAACACGTTCATGGATTCCACAATTGTGACAACGGAGGATTCATCTAGCACGGATGATTCGACAATTTCGTCGCTGGAATGGACGACGACGCTCCCGGAATTAACGTTCGATAATGGAAACGATGAAAACGAGGATATCAACGAcggcgaaaataaaaatacgagcAAACCGGAGGACCGGAACGAAGAGACTCCAGCGATGGGGGCGAAGGCGGGGGAGAAAGCGGATATAATTGAGAAAAACAAAGCTACAACGCATCCTTTCGCAATTTTCACGGACGCCGGGGACGCGCTTATCCTCGGCGAGAAATCGCCCGAGAATTTTACGTTCGCCAAG CCACGTGTGACACAGAGGACGGAGACTATCGACAAGAGACCCGTCACTAGTCCATCGTCGACGATACTCATGCCAGACGACATTCTCGTGATGAACGTGACAGTGAAGACGAATGTCTCGGTGGGCCATATACAAGGCGTCACGATAAATCCAATTAGATCCATTCCGCCTGACGTTGAGGCCATTCTGAACATCACTCATCGCGAAAAGAGCGAAGACTACGACTATGACTACAGCCAGCCGACTTTGCCGCCGTCACTGCCGAATGTTAG GATAATACCCTTTGTGGCGGCGGACGCGTTGGTGAAAGGCAAGGATGTATCCTCGCCTGAGACTGCATATCCTGATTCGGTAGTAGCGTCCCCTGAGCTACGACCGACCGACGCTTCCGGTTTTTACGACATTGCAACCCAGGAGAACCGATTTAGCCCACCCGTAGAGACCGAAG GTGGTTTTGTACCTAGAGAGCCGTCATATTTTGATCCCTACCACTCCACAGACTTGAACCTTGAGATCGGTACTGGAGTTACCGTAGTTCCAATTACGAATTTGCATCAAAAAAACAATG ACTTATCTAGTAAGTGCCGCTTCGAAAACATGGAATATCGTCACGGTGAGATTTTACCACGCACCACTCTCTGCATAATCTGCATGTGTTATTATGGGGAGATCGTGTGTTCCTCGGAGAAGTGTCCGCCGTTAAAGATCGGTTGTCAGAGGATCAATTCTGAGGAGAGCTGTTgcggaaaaattatttgcg TCGAAGCCGACGAATCGCCGACTGTGGTGCTCGATCGTCCCGACGCCACGGCGCCTTCTCAACGGCAGCCTACAGTGTCCCCGGATCCGTTTCGCGACGTCATCAAGACTGAGCCGGCCCCCGATTTACCTTCCCTGATCGAAGACATGATCCCTTATCTGGTTGAACACGGCATTACGACACCCAGACCGACATCGATGGCGGCCTCGAAGACGTCGCTTCAAGGCTTGACAGGCAATCAACACCCGTCGAACTTCGAGTTCATGGAGCAAGTGCCGCTCATACAACCGCCCTTCGACTATAAAGAAAAAACGGTCGACTCATCATTCGTGTCACAGATGAAGCACGGTATAAATCACGAAGTACCGTCGAAGGACACCGTCCCGTTAACGTACGATTCCAAGGATCAGCCTCTGGATAGCGAGCCTGAAAGTCCCGCGACAGGAATCGTCAGCTATGACAAGACGTCCTTGACTAATAACTTAAatcatacaaataacaattcgAGGAATGATCTTTCTCTAAACAATACTACAGAGTTGGCGAAGGAAAATGCATCTAAGCCGCACGAAACTGCCGACGGAAACTTCACTAGCAAGGTGGACAATCGTATTACGAAATACGACAATTATACCGAGTCGATTAACTCGTCAAGTGAAGACGGCGAGACCGCTGGGGACGCCGAGGACGACACTATCTTTTCCTTGGACAGCATCCTCGAGCTGCTATTTTCCTCGAATACCAGTTCCAGTGTCAAATCGACCGAAACCACGAAGACGCCAGATGCTTCCTCCGTCGTCAGTGGTCTACGAGAGGATCAGGGGGTTCTCGTCACCTCATCGACAACTACGGAGAGGCTAACCGAGGAGACGGAAATTGTCGAGACGTCCTCGAAGATCCTCGACAATGAGATACCGATGTCCGTGGGCAGTTTGTTGAAGCTAGCGGGCTGCAATATATATGGGCGAATGTACCGTGTCGGCAGAATCATCACAGAGCTCTCAAGTCCCTGCCAGGAGTGCAAGTGCACGGAAATTGGTGTCCAGTGCAAACAGTTGGAATGTTGA